A window of the bacterium genome harbors these coding sequences:
- the rpe gene encoding ribulose-phosphate 3-epimerase has product MTLIAASLLSADFAELKNEIRSVEQGGADWLHLDVMDGHFVPNITFGPFIVKAIKGVSQLPLDAHLMITDPLKYASEFAKAGADYITIHAEVIEDLKYAVDQIKKLKVKAGLSVNPETPLDKVLAVIGEIDLFLVMSVHPGFGGQKFMPEVLDKVRTIKKLKDQGKTKTLISIDGGINPETSRQALSAGVDVLVAGAAIFGMPDRAAQIKAIRGV; this is encoded by the coding sequence ATGACCCTGATCGCAGCTTCCCTGTTGTCGGCCGATTTTGCCGAACTTAAGAACGAGATCCGCTCGGTGGAACAGGGCGGGGCGGACTGGCTGCATCTGGATGTGATGGACGGGCACTTCGTGCCCAATATAACATTCGGGCCCTTCATCGTTAAGGCCATCAAGGGAGTCTCCCAGCTGCCGCTGGATGCCCATCTGATGATCACCGATCCCCTGAAGTACGCCTCGGAATTCGCCAAGGCCGGCGCCGACTACATTACCATCCATGCCGAGGTCATAGAAGACCTTAAGTACGCGGTCGATCAGATCAAAAAGCTCAAGGTCAAGGCCGGCCTCTCGGTGAACCCCGAGACACCGCTGGACAAGGTTTTAGCGGTGATCGGCGAGATAGATCTTTTCCTGGTAATGAGCGTCCACCCCGGTTTCGGCGGGCAGAAGTTCATGCCCGAGGTTCTGGACAAAGTGCGGACCATCAAGAAACTAAAGGACCAGGGGAAGACCAAAACCCTGATCTCCATCGACGGCGGGATCAATCCCGAAACCTCGCGCCAGGCGTTGTCGGCCGGGGTCGATGTGCTGGTGGCCGGAGCGGCCATCTTCGGTATGCCGGACCGGGCCGCCCAGATCAAAGCCATCAGGGGCGTATGA